In Spirobacillus cienkowskii, a genomic segment contains:
- the rho gene encoding transcription termination factor Rho, producing the protein MQQQSSQQGQSSNNQSYRSFQGHNHPANQQSRGHHSASRRSDLPRPSQGGAEEKEPEFNSEVPVMNLKELKEKHISDLVHMAKEMGIDGAANLRKQDLVFSLLEAQAVRNGVVYSEGVLETLPDGFGFLRAPDYNYLPGPDDIYVSPSQIRRFNLRTGDTVSGQIRPPKDNERYFALLKVESVNGETPDFTGEKILFDNLTTIHPDFRFKLENDPQIYSTRLIDLFAPIGKGQRALIVAPPKTGKTILLQNIANSIAQNHPEAVLIVLLIDERPEEVTDMERSVRGEVVSSTFDEPAQRHVQVAEMVIEKAKRLVEHKKDVVILLDSITRLARAYNSVVPPSGKILTGGVDANALHKPKRFFGAARNVEEGGSLTIIATALIDTGSRMDEVIFEEFKGTGNMELVLDRRLAERRVFPAIDINKSATRREDLLLGRETLNRLWVLRKVLHPMSPIESMEFLLQRFERSETNDEFLSSMNG; encoded by the coding sequence ATGCAACAACAATCTTCGCAACAGGGTCAGTCGTCAAACAATCAATCGTACCGTTCTTTTCAGGGACACAACCACCCAGCAAATCAACAGTCACGAGGACATCATTCCGCATCAAGACGCTCTGATTTGCCTCGCCCTTCTCAAGGAGGAGCAGAAGAAAAAGAACCAGAATTCAATTCAGAAGTTCCTGTTATGAATCTAAAAGAGCTGAAAGAAAAACACATCAGTGATTTGGTTCATATGGCAAAAGAGATGGGAATTGATGGCGCAGCAAATTTAAGAAAACAAGATCTCGTTTTCTCACTTCTTGAAGCACAAGCAGTGCGCAATGGAGTTGTATACTCTGAAGGTGTTCTGGAAACATTACCTGATGGTTTTGGCTTTTTAAGAGCTCCTGACTACAATTATTTGCCTGGGCCTGATGACATTTATGTCTCACCTTCACAAATTCGTCGCTTTAATTTACGTACCGGCGATACAGTATCAGGACAAATTCGTCCACCAAAAGATAACGAACGTTACTTTGCACTATTAAAAGTAGAATCTGTAAATGGAGAAACTCCTGATTTTACAGGAGAGAAAATACTATTTGATAACTTAACAACCATTCACCCAGATTTTAGATTTAAACTCGAAAACGATCCGCAAATTTATAGCACACGTTTAATTGACTTATTTGCGCCAATCGGAAAAGGGCAAAGAGCTCTTATTGTGGCACCTCCTAAAACAGGTAAAACAATTTTATTGCAAAACATTGCAAACTCTATTGCACAAAATCACCCAGAAGCTGTGCTTATTGTTTTACTTATTGATGAACGCCCCGAAGAAGTGACAGACATGGAACGCTCAGTGCGTGGCGAAGTTGTGAGCAGTACATTTGATGAGCCTGCGCAACGCCATGTTCAAGTTGCAGAAATGGTCATCGAAAAAGCAAAACGTCTTGTCGAACACAAAAAAGATGTGGTTATTCTGCTTGACTCCATTACACGTCTGGCGCGCGCATACAACAGCGTTGTTCCGCCAAGTGGTAAAATTTTAACTGGTGGTGTGGATGCCAACGCGCTTCACAAACCAAAAAGATTTTTTGGTGCAGCACGTAACGTCGAAGAAGGCGGTAGCTTAACAATCATTGCAACCGCATTGATTGATACAGGCAGCCGTATGGATGAAGTGATTTTTGAAGAGTTCAAAGGTACAGGTAATATGGAACTTGTGCTCGATCGCCGCTTAGCAGAACGCAGAGTCTTTCCAGCAATTGATATTAATAAGAGTGCAACACGCAGAGAAGATCTCTTACTCGGCAGAGAAACTCTCAATCGTTTGTGGGTACTGCGTAAGGTGCTTCACCCTATGTCGCCTATTGAATCGATGGAGTTCTTACTACAACGTTTTGAGCGCTCAGAAACCAATGATGAGTTTTTAAGCAGCATGAACGGTTAA
- a CDS encoding IS630 family transposase, with protein MQNEIKKKFSKSGLYKFLQRTLIRRVVPRTKHIKNDPEKMAEWIKDLPNKINEIKVKNPGKKINIDFQDESRFGQMTIKAGIWSPFPIRPEFKTQMGYLNSWMYATANKDTGKYFGMILPNLNVENMQIFINEYSKTVPKNEHIIIILDGASAHKSKKLILPQNISFIFLPSFSPELNPIERLWSYFKRNHLSFKIYKDYEDLVQKCSSGWNQLTQKIVKSIMNSKPKASLC; from the coding sequence ATCCAAAACGAAATTAAAAAAAAATTTAGTAAAAGTGGGTTATACAAGTTCCTTCAAAGAACATTAATAAGAAGAGTTGTTCCAAGAACAAAGCATATAAAAAATGATCCAGAAAAAATGGCCGAATGGATTAAAGATTTACCAAATAAAATTAATGAAATTAAAGTAAAAAATCCAGGAAAAAAAATAAACATAGATTTTCAAGATGAATCACGATTTGGACAAATGACAATAAAAGCTGGTATTTGGAGTCCTTTCCCAATCAGACCAGAATTTAAAACTCAAATGGGTTATTTAAACTCATGGATGTATGCTACTGCTAACAAAGATACGGGCAAATATTTTGGAATGATATTACCAAATTTAAATGTTGAAAACATGCAAATTTTTATCAATGAGTACTCCAAGACCGTACCTAAGAATGAGCATATTATTATTATACTAGATGGAGCTAGTGCACATAAAAGCAAAAAATTAATTTTACCCCAAAATATATCATTTATTTTTTTACCTTCATTTTCTCCAGAGTTAAATCCAATTGAAAGGTTATGGAGTTATTTTAAAAGGAATCACTTATCATTTAAAATTTATAAAGATTATGAAGATCTCGTTCAAAAATGCTCTAGTGGTTGGAATCAATTAACACAAAAAATTGTCAAGTCAATTATGAATTCAAAACCTAAGGCAAGCTTATGTTAA
- a CDS encoding DMT family transporter, with the protein MKIISLGAFYTVIAAFLWGVLSVFAKQMKLEGFSAAELSQLRIYGVGFVLFAFFLIKDRKSFIVSKSHVGLLFLAGIFGQALNVYFYFLSVQSIPAGIAVLIEYLAPVFIGIVSLIIGWEKFSKKMLISFFLISLGFVVSLGSDLASTSINQSGMMFAVLSAIFLAAYALISKPLLAYHSPLKILAFGMWSAGLFWISLKNPLIVLEKIATYPDYTIIVAVVLVIFLCTLLPFWLYLSSIKLIGPTKATMIACLEPFFSSVLCAIFLNEILTPTQYLGGAIVLAGIIVIESRSLKPKRTKIEVEVALEKDQQT; encoded by the coding sequence ATGAAAATAATTTCCCTTGGTGCATTTTATACAGTGATTGCTGCATTTCTATGGGGTGTGTTGTCAGTTTTTGCAAAACAAATGAAATTAGAGGGATTTTCAGCGGCAGAGCTATCTCAATTAAGAATTTATGGGGTAGGATTTGTTTTATTTGCTTTCTTTTTAATTAAAGATAGAAAAAGTTTTATTGTTTCTAAATCTCATGTTGGTTTGTTATTTTTAGCAGGTATATTTGGACAAGCATTAAATGTGTATTTTTATTTTTTAAGTGTGCAAAGTATACCTGCAGGAATAGCTGTATTAATTGAATATCTCGCGCCTGTTTTTATTGGAATAGTTTCTTTAATTATTGGCTGGGAAAAATTTTCTAAAAAAATGTTGATATCTTTCTTTTTGATTTCATTAGGTTTCGTTGTTTCGTTAGGATCGGATTTGGCAAGTACCTCAATTAATCAATCTGGAATGATGTTTGCAGTTTTATCGGCAATTTTTTTAGCAGCGTATGCTTTAATTAGTAAACCTTTACTGGCATATCACTCTCCGTTAAAAATTTTAGCTTTTGGGATGTGGTCTGCAGGACTGTTTTGGATATCACTTAAAAATCCTCTTATAGTATTAGAAAAAATTGCAACTTATCCAGATTATACAATTATTGTTGCCGTTGTTTTAGTGATATTTTTATGTACGCTATTGCCTTTTTGGTTATATTTGTCTTCAATAAAACTTATTGGCCCAACTAAAGCAACAATGATAGCCTGTTTAGAGCCTTTCTTTTCTTCTGTTTTGTGTGCAATCTTTTTAAATGAAATTTTAACACCAACTCAGTATTTGGGTGGTGCAATTGTTTTAGCTGGTATTATTGTGATTGAAAGTCGCTCTCTCAAACCTAAGCGCACAAAAATTGAAGTGGAAGTGGCGCTTGAAAAAGATCAGCAGACTTAG
- a CDS encoding alpha/beta hydrolase, which translates to MNQKLARIDKGNGEIIIFVHGTPTSSAEYENVIDSLSQSYRCIAFDHLGFGKSAKPIDGDYSLKAHQERFLEFLKELNLSSFHLVCHDFGAVIALSAILTTTLRPQSITILNSWLWPLIETEQQLKKQEWLVRSGIMPALYRYFNFSPRVLLKLAWGKKKQLSKDRHQFYMGAFPNSKSREGPIAFLKALFDFNNPVWQNYKKLSLLNNIPTLIIWGAQDKLLSIKNFERWKLEIPNAKLIVLDDVGHFVAEEDPDNFKAILYKFIKNI; encoded by the coding sequence ATGAACCAGAAATTGGCAAGAATTGATAAGGGAAATGGCGAAATAATCATTTTTGTTCATGGTACTCCTACATCTTCTGCGGAATATGAAAATGTGATTGATAGTTTGTCACAAAGTTACCGATGTATAGCGTTTGATCATTTGGGGTTTGGAAAATCTGCAAAACCAATTGATGGGGATTATTCATTAAAAGCGCATCAGGAGCGTTTTTTAGAGTTTTTAAAAGAACTTAATTTATCGTCATTTCATTTAGTTTGCCATGATTTTGGTGCTGTTATTGCGTTATCAGCAATTTTGACAACAACGCTGAGACCTCAATCAATAACAATTTTAAATTCTTGGTTGTGGCCGTTAATAGAAACAGAACAGCAGCTTAAAAAGCAAGAATGGTTAGTTAGATCTGGTATTATGCCTGCCTTATATCGTTACTTTAATTTTTCACCTCGCGTACTTTTGAAATTAGCTTGGGGAAAAAAGAAGCAATTGTCCAAAGATCGCCATCAGTTTTACATGGGGGCTTTTCCAAACAGCAAGTCTCGTGAAGGTCCTATTGCTTTTCTCAAAGCATTGTTTGATTTTAACAATCCTGTATGGCAAAACTATAAAAAATTATCGTTATTAAATAATATTCCAACATTAATTATTTGGGGAGCGCAGGATAAATTGTTATCTATCAAAAATTTTGAGAGATGGAAGTTAGAAATTCCAAATGCAAAACTTATTGTTCTTGATGATGTTGGGCATTTTGTAGCAGAAGAAGATCCCGATAATTTTAAAGCAATACTGTATAAATTTATTAAAAATATTTAA
- the rplQ gene encoding 50S ribosomal protein L17, whose amino-acid sequence MRHRLAHRKLNRDSAGRKALLRGLATQLIEHGTVVTTVERAKELRKIVEPLVALARVDSVNNRRNAASTLYTKKSVGDLFSRVAPANAQRNGGYTRILRLGFRPGDHARRAIIEFVEPTALKAVNATQVAAN is encoded by the coding sequence ATGAGACATCGTTTGGCACATAGAAAATTAAACAGAGATTCAGCTGGTCGTAAAGCACTGTTGCGCGGCTTGGCTACTCAGTTGATTGAGCATGGCACTGTTGTAACGACAGTTGAACGTGCAAAAGAATTAAGAAAAATTGTTGAGCCATTGGTTGCTTTGGCACGTGTTGACAGTGTTAATAACCGTAGAAATGCTGCTTCGACACTCTACACTAAAAAATCTGTAGGAGACCTCTTTTCAAGAGTTGCACCTGCAAATGCACAAAGAAATGGTGGTTATACACGCATTTTAAGATTAGGTTTTCGTCCAGGAGATCATGCTCGTCGTGCAATTATTGAGTTTGTTGAACCAACAGCATTAAAAGCTGTGAACGCAACTCAAGTTGCTGCTAACTAG
- a CDS encoding DNA-directed RNA polymerase subunit alpha, producing the protein MQSNWKALLKPQFIEKEDISPAFGRFIAKPLERGFGTTLGNALRRVLLSSLQGAAVVGLRIEGVEHEFSTVPDVSEDVTEVVLNLKALDVWLDTEGEKTATIDVVGPKVVRGADVISDGSLRILNPDHVICTVGAGGKFKAEITVRTGKGYLTSDAVKDGLPLGVIPIDAVFSPVKRVSFSVSDTRIGQRSDFNKLVLEISTNGAVTSEDALAYAAKILKDQLSVFINFQEADDEVQVIDSIQVDARLNENLYKSVDELELSVRAANCLENAGIRYIGELVIRTEAEMLKTKNFGRKTLNEIKDLLAEMGLHLGMKIEGFDPTKLRDRI; encoded by the coding sequence ATGCAGAGCAACTGGAAGGCGCTGTTAAAGCCGCAGTTTATTGAAAAAGAAGATATCTCTCCTGCTTTTGGGAGATTTATAGCTAAGCCTCTGGAACGTGGTTTTGGAACTACGTTAGGTAACGCATTGCGTCGTGTTTTGCTTTCTTCTCTTCAAGGCGCTGCTGTTGTAGGTTTGCGCATTGAGGGAGTAGAACATGAGTTTTCGACAGTTCCTGACGTTTCAGAAGATGTAACAGAAGTTGTGTTGAATTTAAAAGCTTTGGATGTATGGCTCGATACAGAAGGCGAAAAAACAGCCACTATCGATGTTGTAGGTCCTAAAGTAGTTAGAGGTGCAGATGTTATCTCTGACGGGTCGCTAAGAATTTTAAATCCTGATCATGTGATTTGCACAGTGGGAGCAGGCGGAAAATTTAAAGCAGAAATTACAGTGAGAACCGGTAAAGGATACTTAACAAGCGATGCTGTTAAAGATGGTTTGCCTTTGGGTGTGATTCCAATTGATGCTGTTTTTTCACCTGTTAAGCGTGTGAGCTTTAGTGTATCAGATACCCGTATTGGTCAACGTTCCGACTTTAATAAGTTGGTTCTTGAAATCAGTACAAATGGTGCTGTGACTTCGGAAGATGCTTTGGCGTATGCAGCAAAAATTTTAAAAGATCAGCTCTCTGTGTTTATTAATTTTCAAGAAGCCGATGATGAAGTTCAAGTTATTGATTCTATTCAAGTTGATGCACGTTTAAACGAAAACCTCTATAAATCGGTCGATGAGCTAGAGCTTTCTGTAAGAGCTGCGAATTGTCTTGAAAATGCTGGTATTCGTTACATTGGCGAGCTTGTTATCAGAACAGAAGCTGAAATGCTAAAAACCAAAAATTTTGGCCGCAAAACTTTAAATGAAATTAAAGATCTCCTTGCTGAAATGGGACTCCATCTCGGCATGAAGATTGAGGGTTTTGACCCTACTAAACTAAGGGATCGAATTTAG
- the rpsK gene encoding 30S ribosomal protein S11, whose amino-acid sequence MNKVVSKKKRIKRNVPTGIATISASFNNTIVTFADANGDVVTWSSAGSKGFKGSRRSTPFAAQVAAEDAARKAIDCGMKSCSVIVTGPGSGRESAVRAISATGIKVTLIKDATPVPHNGCRPPKRRRV is encoded by the coding sequence ATGAATAAGGTTGTATCAAAGAAAAAGCGCATTAAGCGTAATGTTCCAACAGGAATAGCAACTATTTCTGCAAGTTTTAACAATACTATTGTTACTTTTGCAGATGCTAATGGTGATGTGGTGACATGGTCAAGTGCTGGTAGTAAGGGCTTTAAAGGTTCTCGTCGTAGTACTCCATTTGCGGCACAGGTTGCTGCAGAAGATGCTGCTCGCAAGGCAATTGATTGTGGAATGAAAAGCTGTTCAGTAATTGTAACTGGTCCTGGTTCCGGGCGTGAATCAGCAGTACGCGCAATTTCTGCTACAGGCATTAAAGTAACTCTTATTAAGGATGCGACTCCTGTTCCTCATAATGGGTGCAGGCCTCCAAAACGTCGTAGAGTTTAA
- the rpsM gene encoding 30S ribosomal protein S13 produces the protein MARIAGVDIPRNKRIEVSLTYIHGLGRKSSQKILDQLSINRDTRAQDLNDDQINAIRKLIDSNHTVEGDLRRLVQSNIKRLMDLGCYRGLRHRRGLPVRGQRTKTNARTRKGPKKTVANKKK, from the coding sequence GTGGCAAGAATTGCGGGCGTTGACATTCCGCGTAACAAGCGTATCGAAGTTTCGCTTACGTACATACATGGTCTTGGTCGTAAATCCTCTCAAAAGATACTTGATCAGTTGTCTATAAACAGAGACACACGTGCTCAAGATCTCAATGACGATCAAATTAATGCCATAAGAAAGCTTATTGATTCCAACCACACTGTAGAAGGTGATTTGCGTCGTCTTGTTCAGTCCAACATCAAACGCTTGATGGATTTGGGTTGCTACCGTGGTCTTCGTCATCGTAGAGGTCTTCCTGTACGTGGTCAAAGAACTAAAACAAATGCGCGTACACGCAAGGGTCCTAAAAAGACTGTTGCAAATAAGAAGAAGTAA
- the rpmJ gene encoding 50S ribosomal protein L36, giving the protein MKVRASVKPICDKCKVIRRVGVVRVICENKKHKQRQG; this is encoded by the coding sequence ATGAAAGTTAGAGCTAGTGTAAAGCCAATTTGTGATAAATGCAAAGTTATTCGTCGCGTTGGAGTAGTTAGGGTTATTTGTGAAAATAAAAAACACAAGCAGCGTCAAGGTTAA
- a CDS encoding adenylate kinase family protein, whose protein sequence is MINEDHRFFGPPGVGKGTQCSLLSTRLGVKHISTGAIIRQEIASESELGLRVKGIVETGHLVDDQSIFACLENALNNMQPKHNDIILLDGIPRNLSQAKDLDLVLNKFSSKVDLVLSLSADLDKLIERFERRWTCSSCGKIEAIPQQTNIGHFVCTGCGKQGTMFRRKDDEPETVRKRFTVYQKETLPLASFYADKNNLCVIDGLRHPEFVYAEIVSILLRK, encoded by the coding sequence ATTATAAATGAAGATCATCGTTTTTTTGGCCCTCCAGGAGTTGGTAAAGGGACTCAGTGCTCTTTATTAAGTACACGGTTGGGTGTAAAGCATATTTCTACCGGTGCGATTATTCGTCAAGAAATTGCTTCCGAGTCAGAGTTAGGCTTGAGGGTTAAAGGTATTGTAGAAACAGGTCACTTGGTTGATGATCAATCAATTTTTGCATGTTTAGAGAATGCTTTGAATAACATGCAGCCAAAGCATAACGACATTATCTTGCTCGATGGTATTCCTAGAAATCTTTCTCAAGCAAAAGATCTCGATCTTGTTCTTAATAAGTTTTCTAGCAAAGTTGATCTTGTTCTTTCTTTGTCTGCAGATTTAGACAAATTGATTGAAAGGTTTGAAAGACGTTGGACCTGTTCGTCATGTGGTAAAATTGAGGCTATTCCACAGCAAACCAATATAGGCCATTTTGTGTGCACTGGTTGTGGGAAACAAGGAACAATGTTCCGTCGTAAAGATGATGAACCAGAAACAGTACGTAAGAGATTTACAGTTTATCAGAAAGAAACCTTGCCTTTAGCGAGTTTTTATGCTGACAAAAATAATCTTTGTGTTATTGATGGATTGCGTCATCCTGAGTTTGTTTATGCTGAAATTGTATCAATTTTGTTAAGAAAATAA
- the secY gene encoding preprotein translocase subunit SecY — translation MPQGSVWTENVLVKRLLFTLLALLVFRFGVHIPVPGIDAKELALFASQQGAGLLKIFNMFSGGALSHFSIFSLAVMPYISASIIIQLMTVVLPSLEQMQKEGGVGRQKITRITRALSVLLALVQAYLLSAGLEASRGPTGGMIVLDPGMSFRIMSCVLMAAGSCFVMWLGEQITDKGIGNGISLLIFAGIVAYLPSSAMTIVEMVKQNSGALLGALGIIAFAVFLVFAVTFFEQSYRKIPIHYAKRLVGKKVMSAQATHLPLKVNMAGIMAAIFASTILAVPATFLSFGKAAGSVWLADFLPGHWLYNVVFVVLGLFFSFFYASIVFKSDDVAENLKRQNAYIPGIRPGTETAEALDTVVTRLTFAGALYMNIIVIVPSLIGSTFSQQMTFGGTSLLIVVGVALEAIRQVRSQLATQKYDFLIFPSQSRETTAHDTRL, via the coding sequence ATGCCTCAGGGAAGTGTCTGGACAGAAAATGTCCTTGTAAAGCGTTTATTGTTTACATTGTTAGCACTTCTCGTTTTTCGCTTTGGAGTGCATATTCCTGTTCCTGGCATAGATGCGAAAGAACTTGCTTTGTTTGCGAGTCAGCAAGGCGCTGGATTATTAAAGATATTTAATATGTTTTCTGGGGGAGCGCTGAGTCACTTCTCCATCTTTAGTCTTGCTGTAATGCCATACATCTCTGCAAGCATTATTATTCAGCTAATGACAGTTGTTCTTCCTTCTCTTGAGCAAATGCAAAAGGAAGGTGGGGTTGGAAGACAAAAAATTACGCGTATTACTAGAGCTCTTTCTGTATTACTTGCGTTAGTTCAGGCCTACTTGCTTTCAGCAGGGCTTGAAGCTTCTAGAGGCCCAACGGGTGGAATGATTGTTCTCGATCCAGGAATGTCATTTAGAATTATGTCTTGTGTTTTAATGGCAGCTGGTAGTTGTTTTGTAATGTGGCTTGGAGAGCAAATTACAGATAAGGGTATTGGAAACGGAATCAGTTTACTTATTTTTGCTGGTATTGTTGCTTATCTGCCATCTTCTGCTATGACAATTGTAGAAATGGTTAAGCAAAATAGCGGAGCTCTTCTCGGAGCATTAGGTATAATTGCTTTTGCTGTCTTTCTTGTTTTTGCTGTTACTTTTTTTGAACAGAGCTATAGAAAAATTCCTATTCATTATGCTAAGCGTCTTGTTGGAAAAAAAGTGATGTCAGCGCAAGCAACCCATCTTCCACTAAAGGTAAATATGGCTGGTATTATGGCAGCAATTTTTGCTTCCACAATTTTAGCTGTACCCGCAACCTTTTTAAGTTTTGGTAAGGCTGCTGGGAGCGTTTGGTTGGCTGATTTTTTGCCTGGCCACTGGTTGTATAATGTAGTGTTTGTTGTGCTTGGTTTGTTTTTCTCGTTTTTTTACGCTTCAATTGTCTTTAAATCTGATGATGTTGCAGAAAATTTAAAGAGACAAAATGCGTACATTCCTGGTATTCGTCCAGGGACGGAAACAGCAGAAGCGCTTGATACGGTTGTGACACGTCTTACTTTTGCAGGAGCTCTCTACATGAATATTATTGTGATTGTTCCTTCATTAATTGGTAGTACATTTTCACAGCAAATGACATTTGGAGGAACGTCTCTTTTAATTGTTGTTGGTGTGGCATTAGAAGCTATTCGTCAAGTTCGTTCACAGCTTGCAACACAAAAATACGACTTTTTAATTTTTCCATCTCAATCACGAGAGACGACAGCTCATGATACAAGGTTATGA
- the rplO gene encoding 50S ribosomal protein L15 has protein sequence MKIEELRPNPGARKDRRRLGRGPGSGLGKTGGRGGKGQTARSGSSIRPGFEGGQTPLYRRIPKRGFKNVCAIKVESLNLKDTTPYIEAGILDGRVFVSQGIAKLLSVGAVPADLKIVKNFVMSEGAREKLLAKGVTIEE, from the coding sequence TTGAAAATAGAAGAACTTCGTCCAAATCCGGGCGCAAGAAAAGATAGACGCCGTTTAGGCAGAGGACCTGGAAGCGGTCTTGGTAAGACTGGTGGTCGTGGTGGTAAGGGCCAAACAGCTCGTTCTGGTTCTAGCATTCGTCCAGGGTTTGAGGGCGGCCAAACTCCTCTTTACCGTAGAATTCCTAAACGCGGTTTTAAGAATGTTTGCGCAATTAAGGTTGAGTCCTTAAATCTAAAAGATACAACTCCTTATATTGAGGCTGGTATTTTAGATGGTCGTGTTTTTGTTTCACAAGGCATTGCTAAGTTGCTTTCTGTTGGAGCGGTTCCTGCTGATCTAAAAATTGTGAAAAATTTTGTTATGTCTGAGGGAGCAAGAGAAAAACTGCTCGCAAAAGGCGTAACTATTGAGGAGTGA
- the rpmD gene encoding 50S ribosomal protein L30, with product MQSINTPKIKVTLLRSFAGRSMSQRKTLVSLGLSRIGSSRVLPNVNPILGQVNKVIQFIKVEPAE from the coding sequence ATGCAAAGTATCAATACCCCAAAAATTAAAGTGACCCTGCTCCGCAGTTTTGCAGGCCGCAGTATGTCACAACGTAAAACATTAGTGTCACTTGGTCTTTCTAGAATTGGATCTTCACGTGTATTACCAAATGTGAATCCAATACTTGGTCAGGTCAATAAGGTAATTCAATTTATCAAAGTTGAGCCAGCTGAGTAA
- the rpsE gene encoding 30S ribosomal protein S5 gives MQINKEEQKKDRFEDRVVSVSRVSKTVKGGRRMSFSALVVVGDRQGTVGYGLGKAAEVPEAVRKAVAQAKKSLINVPMEKQTIPFVVNAKFGASHLLLSPASEGSGIVAGSSVRAVAELAGIPNIMAKIQGSRNPHNVVKAAFKGLKQLSTTEEYLKARK, from the coding sequence ATGCAAATAAATAAAGAAGAACAGAAAAAAGATCGTTTTGAAGATCGTGTTGTGAGCGTATCCCGTGTTTCGAAAACTGTTAAGGGTGGTCGACGCATGAGCTTTTCCGCTCTTGTTGTAGTTGGAGATCGTCAAGGGACAGTTGGTTACGGTCTTGGTAAAGCAGCGGAAGTTCCTGAAGCTGTGAGAAAGGCTGTTGCGCAAGCAAAGAAATCATTAATCAATGTTCCAATGGAAAAACAAACTATTCCATTTGTCGTGAATGCAAAATTTGGAGCAAGTCATTTGTTACTAAGTCCAGCTTCCGAAGGTAGCGGTATTGTTGCAGGTAGTTCTGTACGTGCTGTTGCAGAACTTGCCGGTATTCCTAACATCATGGCTAAAATTCAGGGTAGCAGAAATCCGCATAATGTTGTAAAAGCAGCATTTAAAGGTCTTAAGCAGCTTTCTACTACTGAAGAATATCTAAAAGCGCGCAAATAA
- the rplR gene encoding 50S ribosomal protein L18, translated as MYRLINRKRIRQLRKMRFWRRRSSDLTKPRLCIFKSNRHIQAQVIDDVKGIVVACASSIEADMKSTGLRGKTMALKVGSLVAERAKNAGVSSVVFDRNGFTYHGRVQVLADSAREAGLQF; from the coding sequence ATGTATCGTTTAATTAATCGTAAAAGAATCAGACAATTACGTAAGATGCGTTTCTGGCGTCGTCGCTCTTCTGATTTAACAAAACCTCGCCTTTGCATCTTTAAAAGTAACCGCCATATTCAGGCGCAAGTTATTGATGATGTAAAAGGTATTGTGGTTGCATGCGCAAGTTCTATTGAAGCAGACATGAAATCAACAGGTTTACGTGGCAAGACAATGGCACTAAAAGTTGGTTCTTTGGTTGCTGAAAGAGCTAAGAATGCTGGCGTGAGTTCAGTTGTATTTGATAGAAATGGTTTTACATACCATGGGCGTGTTCAAGTTCTTGCTGATTCCGCGCGTGAAGCGGGTCTTCAGTTTTAA
- the rplF gene encoding 50S ribosomal protein L6, translating to MSRVGKQPIKIPSGVTVKLSGNILEVNGTKGTMKRDTFGRISIAQDNNEVVVSANSGENQSAYWGLYRTLLSNMIQGVSAGFSKSLEIQGTGYRANMAGKILNLTVGYSHPVNIEPPVGINFEVDKTGKVNISGVDKELVGQIAAKVRAVRPAEPYQGKGIRYAGEVIVTKVGKSAGKK from the coding sequence ATGTCAAGAGTTGGTAAGCAGCCAATTAAAATTCCTTCGGGAGTAACCGTAAAACTAAGCGGCAATATTCTCGAAGTGAATGGCACAAAAGGAACAATGAAACGTGATACTTTTGGCCGTATATCAATTGCTCAAGACAACAATGAAGTTGTTGTTTCTGCGAATAGCGGAGAAAATCAATCTGCATATTGGGGTTTGTATAGAACCCTTCTTTCTAACATGATTCAGGGTGTTTCTGCTGGATTTAGCAAATCGCTTGAAATTCAAGGGACAGGCTACCGTGCAAACATGGCTGGAAAGATTTTAAATCTAACTGTTGGATATTCTCATCCAGTAAATATTGAACCACCTGTAGGAATCAATTTTGAAGTTGATAAAACAGGCAAAGTCAATATTTCTGGAGTTGATAAGGAACTTGTAGGACAAATTGCCGCTAAAGTGCGTGCAGTGCGCCCTGCTGAACCTTATCAAGGTAAGGGAATTCGCTATGCTGGTGAAGTGATAGTCACTAAGGTTGGTAAATCTGCAGGCAAAAAATAA